The Flavobacterium piscisymbiosum genome includes a region encoding these proteins:
- a CDS encoding BatA domain-containing protein, with protein MHFKHPEILYFLFLLIVPILVHLFQLRRFKTSYFTNVRFLKELSIQTRKSSKIKKRLLLATRLLLLTCIILAFAQPFFEAKDSKNATNEMYIILDNSFSMQAKGKKGELLKRAVQELLENTPETTQFSLLTNTENYWNTDIKSSKSALQNLKYSATPFELPSIMAKIKAHKSAYKKDIVIITDAIGLAEKDVASIDTEEKPYFIIPSAEQKNNIAIDSVYINQTLENFYEISVNLSAYGEDFKPVSMALYNQNKLIAKTIINFDAKKKKVDFTIPKEAFHGYVTIEDNGLTYDNKLYFSISKNKKTNVISIGEPEKSNFLSRIYTSSEFNYNNYSISNLDYNSLDKQNTIILNELIEVPQALQTTLKAFVAKGGNLVVIPSEKSSISNLNSFLGNFGKIQFSTLESKSKLITKINFDHPLFSGVFENKITNFQYPKTNSSFAVSSPYPAVLSYEDQSVFVIAIQNPVSGITVFSAPINAANSNFQQSPLIVPLFYKMGQNNQKTGVNALTIGNNQPYFVDVLLTKDAILEVKGTEDSFIPIQQILNNKVKLTFNDFPETAGNYSVFDKKEWVENLSFNYKRSESDLSQVNTNVVSDFKTADTISTIFNTLQTERTDSQIWKWFVIFALLFLALEMAIIKFVK; from the coding sequence TTCTTAAAAGAGCTTTCGATTCAAACCCGAAAAAGTTCTAAAATCAAGAAAAGGCTTTTACTCGCGACTCGTTTATTATTGCTTACGTGCATTATTTTAGCTTTCGCCCAACCTTTTTTTGAAGCAAAAGACAGTAAAAATGCCACTAACGAAATGTATATTATTCTGGACAATTCCTTTAGCATGCAAGCAAAAGGCAAAAAAGGAGAATTGCTAAAACGTGCTGTTCAGGAATTATTAGAAAATACTCCTGAAACCACTCAGTTTTCGTTATTAACCAACACCGAAAATTATTGGAATACTGATATTAAATCATCCAAAAGTGCTTTACAAAACCTAAAATACAGCGCAACACCTTTTGAACTTCCGTCGATTATGGCGAAGATAAAAGCACATAAATCGGCTTATAAAAAAGACATTGTCATTATTACAGATGCTATAGGTCTGGCCGAAAAAGACGTTGCATCTATTGATACGGAAGAGAAACCGTATTTTATAATTCCATCAGCGGAACAAAAAAACAACATTGCTATTGACAGCGTTTACATCAATCAGACTCTAGAAAATTTCTATGAAATCAGCGTAAATCTTTCGGCTTACGGAGAAGATTTTAAACCTGTTTCGATGGCATTGTACAATCAAAATAAACTGATTGCCAAAACCATTATCAATTTTGATGCGAAGAAAAAGAAAGTCGATTTTACGATTCCAAAAGAAGCTTTTCATGGATACGTAACCATTGAAGATAACGGCCTTACTTATGATAACAAGCTTTATTTTAGTATTTCGAAAAATAAAAAAACAAATGTTATTAGTATCGGCGAACCAGAAAAAAGCAATTTTTTATCGAGAATCTATACTTCTTCAGAATTCAATTATAACAATTATTCTATTAGTAATTTAGATTATAATAGTTTAGACAAACAGAATACGATTATTCTAAATGAGTTAATTGAAGTTCCTCAGGCCTTGCAAACGACTTTAAAAGCATTTGTTGCTAAAGGCGGAAATTTAGTGGTGATTCCTTCTGAAAAGTCATCAATTTCTAATCTTAATTCATTTCTTGGTAATTTCGGAAAAATTCAGTTTAGTACTCTTGAAAGCAAAAGCAAATTAATTACCAAAATCAATTTTGATCACCCTTTATTCTCTGGGGTTTTCGAGAATAAAATCACCAATTTTCAATATCCAAAAACAAATAGTTCGTTTGCTGTTTCCAGCCCTTATCCGGCCGTTTTATCGTATGAAGATCAAAGTGTATTTGTAATCGCAATTCAGAATCCGGTTTCAGGGATTACTGTTTTTTCGGCACCGATAAACGCAGCAAATTCAAACTTTCAACAATCGCCATTAATTGTTCCGTTGTTTTATAAAATGGGACAAAACAATCAAAAAACTGGTGTAAATGCTTTGACCATTGGCAATAATCAACCCTATTTTGTCGATGTTTTATTGACCAAAGATGCTATTCTGGAAGTAAAAGGAACTGAAGATTCTTTTATTCCGATTCAGCAAATATTAAATAATAAGGTAAAACTAACCTTTAATGATTTCCCGGAAACAGCCGGAAACTACAGTGTTTTTGATAAAAAAGAATGGGTTGAAAATCTGAGTTTCAATTATAAACGAAGTGAAAGTGATTTGAGTCAGGTAAACACCAATGTGGTTTCTGATTTTAAAACCGCCGATACGATTTCGACCATTTTTAATACACTACAAACTGAGCGAACTGACAGCCAAATTTGGAAATGGTTTGTTATCTTTGCACTGTTATTTTTAGCATTAGAAATGGCCATCATCAAATTCGTAAAGTAA